One part of the Macaca mulatta isolate MMU2019108-1 chromosome 6, T2T-MMU8v2.0, whole genome shotgun sequence genome encodes these proteins:
- the LOC144341260 gene encoding double homeobox protein 4C-like, whose product MALPTPGDGALPAGARGRGRRRRLVWTPSQREALRACFERNPYPGIATREELAQAIGIPEPRVQIWFQNERSRQLRQHRRESRPWPGKRGPQEGRRKRTAVTRSQTALLLRAFQQDRFPGIATREELARETGLPESRIQIWFQNRRARHPGQGGGAPAHAGGPGDAAPGGCPPAPSPVAFTHTGAWATGLPAPHVPCAPWTLPPGAFVGQGAGAVAPLQPSQAAQAAGISHPAPAGGDWDFSYAALATPEGALSHPQTPRGWPPRPSQWRGDRDPQHHSLPGPCSVGQPGPAGAEPQGQGVLAPPTSQGSPWWGWGQGPQVAGAAWEPQVGAAPPPGPAPPEASAGQEQMQAIRAPSPPLQEPGRSSALPCSLLDELLETPEFLQQGQPLLETEAPTELQDVGEPALLEPLLLSDEEYRALLEEL is encoded by the coding sequence atggctctcccgacacccggcgacggcgccctcccggcgggagcccgaggacgaggacggcgaaggagactcgtttggaccccgagccagagggaggccctgcgagcctgctttgagcggaacccgtacccgggcatcgccaccagggaagagctggcccaggccatcggcattccggagcccagggtccagatttggtttcagaacgagagatcgcgccagctgaggcagcaccggcgggaatctcggccctggcccgggaaacgcggcccgcaagaaggcaggcgaaagcggaccgccgtcacccggtcccagaccgccctgctcctgcgagccttccagcaggatcgctttccaggcatcgccacccgggaagaactggccagagagacgggcctcccggagtcccggattcagatttggtttcagaaccggagggccaggcacccaggccagggtggcggggcaccggcgcacgcaggcggcccgggcgacgcggcccccggcgggtgtccccccgctccctcgccggtcgccttcacccacaccggggcgtgggcaacggggcttcccgccccccacgtgccctgcgcgccctggactctcccaccgggggctttcgtgggccagggagcaggggccgtcgccccgctgcagcccagccaggctgcgcaggcagcagggatctcccatcccgccccggcaggcggggattgggatttttcctacgctgccctggcgactccggaaggggcgctctcccaccctcagactccccgggggtggcctccgcgcccgagccaatggcggggggatcgggacccgcagcaccacagcctgccgggcccttgctcggtgggacagcctgggcccgctggagctgagccgcagggccagggtgtgctggcgccgcccacgtcccaggggagtccgtggtggggctggggccaggggccccaggtcgccggggcggcgtgggagccccaagtcggggcagctccacctccggggcccgcgcccccggaggcctccgcggggcaggagcagatgcaagccatccgggcgccctccccgccgctccaggagcctgggcgctcgtctgcactcccctgcagcctgctggatgagctcctggagacccccgagtttctgcagcaggggcaacctttgctagaaacggaggccccgacggagctgcaggacgtgggagagcccgctttgctggaaccgctactcctcagcgacgaggagtaccgggctctgctggaggagctttag
- the LOC106996105 gene encoding double homeobox protein 4C-like encodes MALPTPGDGALPAGARGRGRRRRLVWTPSQREALRACFERNPYPGIATREELAQAIGIPEPRVQIWFQNERSRQLRQHRRESRPWPGKRGPQEGRRKRTAVTRSQTALLLRAFQQDRFPGIATREELARETGLPESRIQIWFQNRRARHPGQGGGAPAHAGGPGDAAPGGCPPAPSPVAFTHTGAWATGLPAPHVPCAPWTLPPGAFVGQGAGAVAPLQPSQAAQAAGISHPAPAGGDWDFSYAALATPEGALSHPQTPRGWPPRPSQWRGDRDPQHHSLPGPCSVGQPGPAGAEPQGQGVLAPPTSQGSPWWGWGQGPQVAGAAWEPQVGAAPPPGPAPPEASAGQEQMQAIRAPSPPLQEPGRSSALPCSLLDELLETPEFLQQGQPLLETEAPTELQDVGEPALLEPLLLSDEEYRALLEEL; translated from the coding sequence atggctctcccgacacccggcgacggcgccctcccggcgggagcccgaggacgaggacggcgaaggagactcgtttggaccccgagccagagggaggccctgcgagcctgctttgagcggaacccgtacccgggcatcgccaccagggaagagctggcccaggccatcggcattccggagcccagggtccagatttggtttcagaacgagagatcgcgccagctgaggcagcaccggcgggaatctcggccctggcccgggaaacgcggcccgcaagaaggcaggcgaaagcggaccgccgtcacccggtcccagaccgccctgctcctgcgagccttccagcaggatcgctttccaggcatcgccacccgggaagaactggccagagagacgggcctcccggagtcccggattcagatttggtttcagaaccggagggccaggcacccaggccagggtggcggggcaccggcgcacgcaggcggcccgggcgacgcggcccccggcgggtgtccccccgctccctcgccggtcgccttcacccacaccggggcgtgggcaacggggcttcccgccccccacgtgccctgcgcgccctggactctcccaccgggggctttcgtgggccagggagcaggggccgtcgccccgctgcagcccagccaggctgcgcaggcagcagggatctcccatcctgccccggcaggcggggattgggatttttcctacgctgccctggcgactccggaaggggcgctctcccaccctcagactccccgggggtggcctccgcgcccgagccaatggcggggggatcgggacccgcagcaccacagcctgccgggcccttgctcggtgggacagcctgggcccgctggagctgagccgcagggccagggtgtgctggcgccgcccacgtcccaggggagtccgtggtggggctggggccaggggccccaggtcgccggggcggcgtgggagccccaagtcggggcagctccacctccggggcccgcgcccccggaggcctccgcggggcaggagcagatgcaagccatccgggcgccctccccgccgctccaggagcctgggcgctcgtctgcactcccctgcagcctgctggatgagctcctggagacccccgagtttctgcagcaggggcaacctttgctagaaacggaggccccgacggagctgcaggacgtgggagagcccgctttgctggaaccgctactcctcagcgacgaggagtaccgggctctgctggaggagctttag